The Streptomyces tendae genome has a window encoding:
- a CDS encoding sensor histidine kinase, translated as MSTLTRARCRARAHPTAVDAALAAGVLLCMVAGSFVDPHDPEGVRWGLRTPDPLSLVLMTLGAAALVFRRRAPRTVLGVAGGLSVVESVTGDPRAPVAMCAVIALYTVAATTDRPTTWRLGLLTMTVLTGTAMAAGPLPWYAQENLAILAWTGIGATAGDAVRSRRAFVQAIRERAERAERTREEEARRRVAEERLRIARDLHDVVAHHIALVNVQAGVAAHVMDKRPDQAKEALAHVREASRHALGELRATVGLLRQSGDPEAPTEPAPGLDRLDELAGTFRNAGLRVEVARADQGTELPAAVDLAAYRIIQEALTNVQRHAGAGARAEVSVVRVGPHIEVTVLDDGSDGGHEHTPGGGHGLLGMRERVTALRGTLTTGPRYGGGFRVHAILPVEPRTSTAPGGRP; from the coding sequence GTGAGCACCCTGACGCGCGCCCGGTGCCGGGCGCGGGCCCACCCCACCGCAGTGGACGCGGCGCTGGCCGCCGGCGTCCTGCTGTGCATGGTCGCGGGGTCGTTCGTCGACCCGCACGACCCCGAGGGGGTCCGCTGGGGTCTGCGCACCCCCGACCCGCTCAGCCTGGTCCTGATGACGCTCGGCGCCGCCGCGCTCGTCTTCCGGCGCCGCGCCCCCCGTACGGTGCTGGGTGTGGCCGGCGGTCTCTCCGTCGTCGAGTCCGTCACCGGCGACCCCCGCGCGCCCGTCGCCATGTGCGCGGTGATCGCCCTCTACACCGTCGCCGCCACCACCGACCGCCCCACCACCTGGCGGCTCGGCCTGCTCACCATGACCGTCCTGACCGGCACCGCGATGGCCGCGGGACCCCTGCCCTGGTACGCCCAGGAGAACCTGGCGATCTTGGCCTGGACCGGGATCGGCGCCACCGCCGGGGACGCCGTGCGCAGCCGCCGTGCCTTCGTCCAGGCCATCCGCGAGCGCGCCGAACGGGCCGAACGCACCCGGGAGGAAGAGGCCCGCCGCCGGGTCGCCGAGGAGCGCCTGCGCATCGCCCGCGACCTGCACGACGTGGTCGCCCACCACATCGCCCTGGTCAACGTCCAGGCCGGGGTCGCCGCCCACGTCATGGACAAGCGGCCCGACCAGGCCAAGGAGGCCCTCGCCCACGTCCGCGAGGCCAGCCGGCACGCGCTCGGCGAACTGCGTGCCACCGTCGGCCTGCTGCGCCAGTCCGGCGACCCGGAGGCGCCCACCGAGCCGGCTCCCGGACTGGACCGCCTCGACGAACTCGCCGGCACCTTCCGCAACGCCGGCCTGCGCGTCGAGGTGGCCCGCGCCGACCAGGGCACCGAACTGCCGGCCGCCGTCGACCTGGCGGCGTACCGGATCATCCAGGAGGCGCTGACCAACGTGCAGAGGCACGCCGGGGCCGGCGCGCGGGCCGAGGTCAGCGTCGTACGCGTCGGACCGCACATCGAGGTCACGGTGCTCGACGACGGCAGCGACGGGGGCCACGAGCACACCCCCGGCGGCGGGCACGGCCTGCTCGGCATGCGGGAACGCGTCACCGCCCTGCGCGGCACCCTGACCACCGGCCCCCGCTACGGCGGCGGCTTCCGCGTGCATGCGATCCTGCCCGTCGAACCCCGCACCTCCACCGCCCCGGGCGGCCGCCCGTGA
- a CDS encoding carbohydrate kinase family protein, with product MRIAVTGSIATDHLMTFPGRFADQFVADQLHTVSLSFLVDNLDVRRGGVAANIAFGMGQLGTRPILVGAAGFDFDEYRAWLERHGVDTDSVRISDTLHTARFVCTTDADHNQIGSFYTGAMSEARLIELKTVADRVGGLDLVSIGADDPEAMLRHTEECRSRGIPFAADFSQQIARMNGEEIRILLEGATYLFSNEYEKGLIETKTGWSDEEILAKVGHRVTTLGARGVRIERAGEPVIEVACPDEERKADPTGVGDAFRAGFLSGLAWGVPLERAAQVGCMLATLVIETVGTQEYQLRRGHFMERFTKAYGDDAAGEVRRHLG from the coding sequence GTGCGCATCGCAGTCACCGGCTCCATCGCCACCGACCACCTCATGACCTTCCCCGGCCGGTTCGCCGACCAGTTCGTCGCGGACCAGCTGCACACGGTCTCGCTGTCCTTCCTGGTCGACAACCTGGACGTGCGACGCGGCGGGGTGGCCGCGAACATCGCCTTCGGCATGGGCCAGCTGGGCACCCGCCCGATCCTGGTCGGCGCCGCCGGCTTCGACTTCGACGAGTACCGCGCCTGGCTGGAGCGGCACGGCGTCGACACCGATTCCGTCCGCATCTCCGACACGCTGCACACCGCCCGCTTCGTGTGCACCACGGACGCCGACCACAACCAGATCGGCTCCTTCTACACGGGCGCGATGAGCGAGGCGCGGCTGATCGAGCTCAAGACCGTCGCCGACCGCGTGGGCGGCCTCGACCTGGTGTCCATCGGCGCCGACGACCCGGAGGCGATGCTCCGGCACACCGAGGAGTGCCGTTCCCGGGGCATCCCGTTCGCCGCCGACTTCTCCCAGCAGATCGCCCGTATGAACGGCGAGGAGATCCGGATACTGCTGGAAGGGGCGACCTACCTCTTCTCCAACGAGTACGAGAAGGGGCTCATCGAGACCAAGACCGGCTGGAGCGACGAGGAGATCCTCGCCAAGGTCGGCCACCGGGTCACCACCCTCGGCGCCCGCGGCGTGCGCATCGAGCGGGCCGGCGAGCCGGTGATCGAGGTCGCGTGCCCCGACGAGGAGCGCAAGGCCGACCCCACCGGCGTCGGTGACGCCTTCCGCGCGGGCTTCCTGTCGGGCCTCGCCTGGGGCGTCCCGCTGGAGCGCGCCGCGCAGGTCGGCTGCATGCTGGCGACGCTCGTCATCGAGACCGTCGGCACCCAGGAGTACCAGCTGCGCCGCGGTCACTTCATGGAGCGCTTCACCAAGGCCTACGGCGACGACGCCGCCGGCGAGGTGCGCCGCCACCTGGGCTGA
- the nadA gene encoding quinolinate synthase NadA, translating to MTTAQTPELDVQPTPLALLLLGREADPRSERGVECPGDLPSPSDPDLVERARAAKEKLGDKVFVLGHHYQRDEVIQFADVTGDSFKLARDAAARPQAEYIVFCGVHFMAESADILTGDDQKVVLPDLAAGCSMADMATAEQVAECWDVLTEAGVAEQVVPVSYMNSSADIKAFTGKHGGTICTSSNAKRALDWAFQQGEKVLFLPDQHLGRNTAVRDMGMSLEDCVVYNPHKPNGGLTAEELRGAKMILWRGHCSVHGRFSLDSVEEVRERIPGVNVLVHPECRHEVVAAADHVGSTEYIIKTLEAAPAGSKWAIGTELNLVRRLANRFASEDKEIVFLDRTVCFCSTMNRIDLPHLVWALESLAEGNLVNRIEVDKETEAFAKLALERMLALP from the coding sequence GTGACCACCGCCCAGACCCCGGAGCTCGACGTCCAGCCGACGCCCCTCGCCCTGCTGCTCCTCGGCCGTGAGGCCGACCCGAGGAGCGAGCGCGGTGTGGAGTGTCCCGGCGACCTCCCCTCGCCGTCCGACCCCGACCTAGTGGAGCGCGCCCGCGCGGCCAAGGAGAAGCTCGGGGACAAGGTCTTCGTCCTCGGCCACCACTACCAGCGTGACGAGGTCATCCAGTTCGCCGACGTCACGGGCGACTCCTTCAAGCTGGCGCGGGACGCGGCCGCGCGCCCGCAGGCCGAGTACATCGTCTTCTGCGGTGTGCACTTCATGGCCGAGTCCGCCGACATCCTCACCGGCGACGACCAGAAGGTGGTCCTGCCGGACCTCGCGGCCGGCTGCTCCATGGCCGACATGGCCACCGCCGAGCAGGTGGCCGAGTGCTGGGACGTGCTGACCGAGGCCGGGGTGGCCGAGCAGGTCGTCCCCGTCTCGTACATGAACTCCTCCGCCGACATCAAGGCCTTCACCGGCAAGCACGGCGGCACGATCTGCACCTCCTCCAACGCCAAGCGCGCCCTGGACTGGGCGTTCCAGCAGGGCGAGAAGGTCCTGTTCCTCCCCGACCAGCACCTGGGCCGCAATACGGCGGTGCGTGACATGGGGATGTCGCTGGAGGACTGCGTCGTCTACAACCCGCACAAGCCGAACGGCGGACTGACGGCGGAGGAGCTGCGCGGCGCCAAGATGATCCTGTGGCGCGGTCACTGCTCGGTGCACGGCCGCTTCAGCCTCGACTCGGTCGAGGAGGTCCGCGAGCGCATCCCGGGCGTCAACGTCCTGGTGCACCCCGAGTGCCGGCACGAGGTCGTGGCCGCGGCGGACCACGTCGGCTCGACCGAGTACATCATCAAGACGCTGGAGGCGGCCCCGGCCGGCTCCAAGTGGGCCATCGGCACCGAGCTGAACCTGGTCCGCCGCCTGGCGAACCGTTTCGCTTCCGAGGACAAGGAGATCGTGTTCCTCGACCGCACGGTCTGCTTCTGCTCGACGATGAACCGCATCGACCTCCCCCACCTGGTGTGGGCCCTGGAGTCCCTCGCCGAGGGGAACCTGGTCAACCGCATCGAGGTGGACAAGGAGACGGAGGCGTTCGCCAAGCTCGCCCTGGAGCGCATGCTGGCGCTGCCGTAA
- a CDS encoding DUF3043 domain-containing protein, translated as MGSNPGHPVPLGFVFRSRAKEEKASAADKATMTDSNQPRHPEAPKGRPTPKRSAAQSQRRSVANTSMTRKDASKRQREERRAALERQRQALASGDERYLPARDKGPVRRFARDYVDSRFNIAEYFLPMAVVILVLSLVQVPQLQNIALLLWLVVIVMIVLDSIVTGFRLKKTLAERFPDENRRGAVAYALMRTLQMRRLRLPKPQVKRGERP; from the coding sequence CTGGGGTCCAACCCCGGCCACCCCGTACCCTTGGGTTTTGTGTTCCGTAGCCGTGCCAAGGAAGAGAAGGCGTCCGCCGCCGACAAGGCGACGATGACCGACTCCAATCAGCCCCGTCACCCCGAGGCCCCCAAGGGCCGCCCCACGCCCAAGCGCAGCGCGGCCCAGTCGCAGCGCCGCAGCGTGGCCAACACGAGCATGACGCGCAAGGACGCCTCCAAGCGTCAGCGCGAGGAGCGCCGTGCCGCACTGGAGCGTCAGCGCCAGGCGCTGGCCAGCGGCGACGAGCGTTACCTGCCCGCGCGCGACAAGGGGCCGGTGCGCCGGTTCGCCCGCGACTACGTGGACTCGCGGTTCAACATCGCGGAGTACTTCCTGCCGATGGCCGTGGTCATCCTCGTGCTGAGCCTGGTCCAGGTGCCGCAGCTGCAGAACATCGCGCTGCTGCTGTGGCTCGTGGTCATCGTGATGATCGTGCTCGACTCGATCGTGACCGGCTTCCGGCTGAAGAAGACGCTCGCCGAGCGCTTCCCGGACGAGAACCGGCGCGGCGCGGTCGCCTACGCCCTGATGCGCACGCTCCAGATGCGCCGGCTGCGGCTGCCCAAGCCCCAGGTCAAGCGCGGGGAGCGGCCCTGA
- a CDS encoding PspA/IM30 family protein encodes MKRMGMIFRAKANKALDRAEDPRETLDYSYQKQLELLQKVRRGVADVATSRKRLELQLNQLQSQSGKLEDQGRKALALGREDLAREALSRRAALQQQVTDLETQHATLQGEEEKLTLAAQRLQAKVDAFRTKKETIKATYTAAQAQTRIGEAFSGISEEMGDVGLAIQRAEDKTAQLQARAGAIDELLASGALDDQSGMHKDDIQAELDRLSGGTDVELELQRMKAELAGGGSGDRQAIEGGQGEAQPQAQQQPQDTPRFDKQ; translated from the coding sequence ATGAAGCGTATGGGGATGATCTTCCGCGCGAAGGCGAACAAGGCCCTTGACCGGGCCGAGGACCCGCGCGAAACCCTCGATTACTCGTACCAGAAGCAGCTGGAACTGCTCCAGAAGGTCCGCCGGGGCGTCGCCGACGTGGCGACCTCCCGCAAGCGGCTGGAGCTCCAGCTCAACCAGCTCCAGTCCCAGTCGGGCAAGCTGGAGGACCAGGGCCGCAAGGCGCTCGCGCTCGGCCGCGAGGACCTGGCGCGCGAGGCGCTCTCCCGCCGCGCCGCGCTCCAGCAGCAGGTGACGGACCTGGAGACGCAGCACGCCACGCTCCAGGGCGAGGAGGAGAAGCTGACCCTCGCGGCGCAGCGGCTCCAGGCCAAGGTGGACGCCTTCCGCACCAAGAAGGAGACCATCAAGGCCACCTACACCGCCGCGCAGGCGCAGACCCGGATCGGCGAGGCCTTCTCCGGCATCTCCGAGGAGATGGGCGACGTCGGCCTGGCGATCCAGCGCGCCGAGGACAAGACCGCCCAGCTCCAGGCGCGGGCCGGCGCGATCGACGAACTGCTCGCCTCCGGCGCCCTCGACGACCAGTCCGGCATGCACAAGGACGACATCCAGGCCGAGCTGGACCGCCTCTCCGGCGGCACGGACGTGGAGCTGGAACTGCAGCGCATGAAGGCCGAGCTGGCCGGCGGCGGCTCCGGTGACCGGCAGGCCATCGAGGGCGGCCAGGGAGAGGCCCAGCCCCAGGCCCAGCAGCAGCCGCAGGACACCCCGCGCTTCGACAAGCAGTAG
- a CDS encoding methyltransferase domain-containing protein, with protein sequence MARQLEEQIVGRFPVGRRLRVLDVGMGRGAQALRLARAGHQVTGVEQDAASITAARETFAGEPEGIRERMRIIEGHAGDTGVHFLPGSFDVVLCHGVLMDDVEEPDALLAGVARMLAPGGMLSLLVRNGDAAAMRAGLSGDWACALAAFCPPTASYGLKRLTATLAGIGAPLHTWYGVRVFTDTVADDAVLPDDLDAVLAVEDRAGRTDPYRGVASLLHLCGVRG encoded by the coding sequence GTGGCCCGCCAGCTGGAGGAGCAGATAGTGGGGCGCTTCCCGGTCGGGCGGCGGCTGCGTGTGCTCGACGTCGGCATGGGCCGGGGGGCGCAGGCGCTCCGGCTGGCCCGGGCCGGCCATCAGGTCACGGGTGTCGAGCAGGACGCAGCGTCGATCACGGCCGCCCGGGAGACCTTCGCCGGGGAGCCCGAGGGCATCCGGGAGCGGATGCGCATCATCGAGGGCCATGCCGGGGACACCGGTGTGCACTTCCTGCCGGGCAGCTTCGACGTCGTGCTCTGTCATGGCGTGCTCATGGACGACGTCGAGGAGCCGGACGCGCTGCTCGCCGGGGTGGCGCGGATGCTGGCGCCCGGCGGGATGCTGTCCCTGCTGGTGCGCAACGGCGACGCCGCCGCGATGCGGGCGGGGCTGTCCGGCGACTGGGCCTGCGCGCTGGCGGCGTTCTGCCCGCCCACGGCGTCCTACGGGCTGAAGCGGCTGACCGCGACCCTCGCCGGGATCGGGGCGCCGCTGCACACGTGGTACGGCGTGCGGGTCTTCACCGACACGGTGGCGGACGACGCGGTGCTCCCCGACGACCTCGACGCGGTGCTCGCGGTCGAGGACCGGGCCGGGCGGACGGACCCCTACCGGGGCGTCGCCTCGCTGCTGCACCTGTGCGGGGTCCGGGGCTGA
- the erpA gene encoding iron-sulfur cluster insertion protein ErpA — MSVSDETTTVTDGIVLTDAAASKVKALLDQEGRDDLALRVAVQPGGCSGLRYQLFFDERSLDGDVVKDFGGVKVVTDRMSAPYLGGATIDFVDTIEKQGFTIDNPNATGSCACGDSFS, encoded by the coding sequence ATGTCCGTATCGGACGAGACCACCACCGTCACCGACGGCATCGTCCTGACCGACGCCGCCGCGTCCAAGGTCAAGGCCCTGCTCGACCAGGAAGGCCGTGACGACCTCGCCCTGCGCGTCGCCGTCCAGCCCGGCGGCTGCTCCGGCCTGCGCTACCAGCTCTTCTTCGACGAGCGCTCGCTCGACGGCGACGTGGTGAAGGACTTCGGCGGTGTGAAGGTCGTCACCGACCGCATGAGCGCCCCGTACCTGGGCGGCGCCACCATCGACTTCGTCGACACCATCGAGAAGCAGGGCTTCACGATCGACAACCCCAACGCCACCGGCTCCTGCGCCTGCGGCGACTCCTTCAGCTGA
- the pspAA gene encoding PspA-associated protein PspAA yields the protein MIVRIMGEGQVTLAESRLAELNKLDEELLAEMENGDGPGFRATLKALLDKVHELGEPVPDDSLEPSDLILPSPDATLEEVRDLLTDDGLIPGT from the coding sequence ATGATCGTACGGATCATGGGGGAGGGGCAGGTGACGCTGGCCGAGAGCCGGCTCGCCGAGCTGAACAAGCTGGACGAGGAACTGCTCGCCGAGATGGAGAACGGCGACGGTCCCGGCTTCCGCGCGACGCTCAAGGCACTGCTGGACAAGGTGCACGAGCTGGGCGAGCCGGTGCCGGACGACTCCCTGGAGCCGTCCGACCTCATCCTGCCGTCCCCCGACGCCACCCTCGAGGAGGTCCGTGACCTCCTGACCGACGACGGCCTCATCCCGGGCACCTGA
- a CDS encoding response regulator, producing the protein MTIRVLLADDQALLRSAFRVLVDSEPDMEVVGEASDGAEAVRLAREHLPDVVLMDIRMPGTDGLAATREISADPALSGVRVVILTTFEVDDYVVQSLRAGASGFLGKGSEPGEMLGAVRIAAGGEALLSPVATKGLIARFLAQEGPSGPDRDPDRAERLGSLTVREREVLVQVAGGHSNDEIAERLEVSPLTVKTHVNRAMAKLGARDRAQLVVIAYESGLVRPRVD; encoded by the coding sequence ATGACGATCCGTGTCCTGCTCGCCGACGACCAGGCCCTGCTGCGCAGCGCCTTCCGCGTCCTCGTCGACTCCGAGCCGGACATGGAGGTGGTGGGCGAGGCGTCCGACGGCGCGGAGGCGGTCCGGCTGGCGCGCGAGCACCTCCCCGACGTCGTCCTCATGGACATCCGCATGCCCGGCACCGACGGGCTCGCCGCCACCCGCGAGATCAGCGCCGACCCCGCGCTCTCCGGGGTGCGGGTGGTGATACTGACGACCTTCGAGGTCGACGACTACGTGGTGCAGTCGCTGCGGGCCGGCGCCTCCGGGTTCCTCGGCAAGGGCTCCGAACCCGGCGAGATGCTCGGCGCGGTCCGCATCGCCGCCGGAGGCGAGGCACTGCTGTCCCCGGTGGCCACGAAGGGCCTGATCGCCCGCTTCCTCGCCCAGGAGGGCCCCTCCGGCCCCGACCGCGATCCCGACCGCGCCGAGCGCCTCGGCTCGCTCACCGTGCGCGAGCGGGAGGTGCTCGTCCAGGTCGCGGGCGGCCACTCCAACGACGAGATCGCCGAACGCCTCGAGGTCAGCCCTCTCACCGTGAAGACGCACGTCAACCGCGCCATGGCCAAGCTGGGAGCCCGCGACCGTGCGCAGCTCGTGGTGATCGCCTACGAGTCCGGACTGGTCCGTCCAAGGGTGGACTGA
- a CDS encoding efflux RND transporter permease subunit: protein MSWLSRFSLAQRALIGLMSIIALVFGAIAIPQLKQQLLPTIELPMVSVIAPYQGASPDVVEKQVVEPIEDSLEAVDGISGVTSKASEGTAVIMASFDFGNNTQQLVADVQQAVNRAGARLPSGVDPQVVAGSTDDIPTVVLAVTSDQDQQALADQLDRTVVPALKGIDGVGQVQVDGVRDLQVTVVPDAAKLARAGLSTQSIAQALQAGGATVPAGSFDENGANRTVQVGGGFTSVRQIQDLMVTAAPGAGKPVRLGDVATVRQEEAGSDSLTRTNGRPSLAVMATMDHDGSAVAISEAVEDKLPELREDLGDGATLTVVSDQGPAVSKAIEGLTTEGALGLLFAVLVILVFLASVRSTLVTAVSIPLSVVLALIVLWTRDLSLNMLTLGALTIAIGRVVDDSIVVLENIKRHLGYGEERQAAIMNAVREVAGAVTSATLTTVAVFLPIGLVGGMVGELFGSFSLTVTAALLASLLVSLTVVPVLSYWFLRPPKGTPEDAEQARRLAEEKEARSRLQRTYVSVLRFATRRRLASVAIAVVVLIATFAMAPLLKTNFFDAGEQQVLTVQQKLKPGTSLAATDAQAKKVERLLDDTEGVRDYQVTVGSSGFMAAFGGGTDTNQATYQVMLEDSASSADVRDSLEKGLGELDGIGTTTVAAGDGFGSQDLSVVVKAADAQVLRKAAEQVRDAVASLDDVTDVTSDLSQSVPRISVKPTDKAAAAGFDAQTLGTAVAQSVKGTPVGKAVLDDAERDVVIRSARPATTADQLRELRLGAVKLGDIATVQVVDGPVSMTRIDGQRAATVTARPVGDNTGAVGTELQTKIDELTLPAGATAEIGGVTEDQDEAFVNLGLAMLAAIAIVFMLLVGTFRSLAQPLILLVSIPFAATGAIGLLLVTGTPMGVPAMIGMLMLIGIVVTNAIVLIDLINQYRKQGYGVVEAVLEGGRHRLRPILMTALATVFALLPMALGVTGEGGFIAQPLAVVVIGGLITSTLLTLLLVPTLYAMLELRKERRAKKRAAKRETAAQQRTPEKPAPAQV, encoded by the coding sequence ATGTCCTGGCTGTCCAGATTCAGCCTCGCGCAACGGGCGCTGATCGGACTGATGTCGATCATCGCGCTCGTCTTCGGGGCGATCGCGATTCCACAGCTGAAACAGCAGCTCCTGCCCACCATCGAACTGCCCATGGTCTCCGTGATCGCGCCCTACCAGGGCGCCTCGCCGGACGTGGTCGAGAAGCAGGTCGTCGAGCCCATCGAGGACAGCCTGGAGGCCGTCGACGGCATCTCCGGCGTCACCTCGAAGGCGAGCGAGGGCACCGCCGTGATCATGGCGTCCTTCGACTTCGGCAACAACACCCAGCAGCTCGTCGCCGATGTGCAGCAGGCCGTGAACCGGGCCGGCGCCCGGCTGCCGTCCGGGGTGGACCCGCAGGTCGTCGCCGGTTCCACGGACGACATCCCGACCGTGGTGCTCGCCGTCACCTCCGACCAGGACCAGCAGGCGCTCGCCGACCAGCTGGACCGCACGGTGGTGCCCGCGCTGAAGGGCATCGACGGCGTCGGCCAGGTCCAGGTGGACGGCGTTCGCGACCTCCAGGTCACCGTCGTCCCCGACGCCGCGAAGCTCGCCAGGGCGGGCCTGAGCACCCAGTCGATAGCGCAGGCCCTGCAGGCCGGCGGGGCGACCGTGCCGGCGGGCTCCTTCGACGAGAACGGCGCCAACCGCACCGTCCAGGTGGGCGGCGGCTTCACCTCGGTGCGCCAGATCCAGGACCTGATGGTCACCGCCGCACCCGGTGCGGGCAAGCCCGTCCGGCTCGGTGACGTCGCCACCGTGCGCCAGGAGGAGGCGGGCTCCGACTCCCTCACCCGCACCAACGGCAGGCCGAGTCTCGCCGTGATGGCCACCATGGACCACGACGGCAGCGCGGTCGCCATCTCCGAGGCCGTCGAGGACAAGCTGCCCGAGCTGCGCGAGGACCTCGGCGACGGCGCCACCCTCACCGTGGTCAGCGACCAGGGCCCCGCGGTCTCCAAGGCCATCGAGGGCCTGACCACCGAGGGCGCGCTCGGTCTGCTCTTCGCCGTGCTGGTGATCCTGGTCTTCCTCGCGTCGGTCCGCTCCACGCTCGTCACCGCCGTGTCCATCCCGCTGTCGGTGGTGCTCGCCCTGATCGTGCTGTGGACCCGCGACCTGTCCCTGAACATGCTGACGCTCGGCGCCCTGACCATCGCCATCGGCCGCGTCGTGGACGACTCCATCGTCGTCCTGGAGAACATCAAGCGGCACCTCGGCTACGGCGAGGAACGCCAGGCGGCCATCATGAACGCGGTGCGCGAGGTGGCCGGCGCGGTCACCTCCGCCACGCTCACCACGGTCGCCGTGTTCCTGCCGATCGGCCTGGTCGGGGGCATGGTGGGCGAGCTGTTCGGCTCCTTCAGCCTCACCGTCACCGCCGCGCTGCTGGCGTCCCTGCTGGTGTCGCTGACGGTCGTCCCGGTGCTGTCGTACTGGTTCCTGCGGCCCCCCAAGGGCACCCCGGAGGACGCCGAGCAGGCCCGCCGGCTGGCGGAGGAGAAGGAGGCCAGGAGCCGGCTGCAGCGCACCTACGTGAGCGTGCTGCGGTTCGCCACCCGGCGCCGGCTGGCCAGCGTGGCCATCGCCGTGGTCGTCCTGATCGCCACCTTCGCCATGGCGCCGCTGCTGAAGACCAACTTCTTCGACGCGGGCGAGCAGCAGGTCCTCACCGTCCAGCAGAAGCTGAAGCCCGGCACCAGCCTGGCCGCCACCGACGCCCAGGCCAAGAAGGTCGAGCGGCTGCTCGACGACACCGAGGGCGTGCGGGACTACCAGGTGACGGTCGGCTCGTCCGGCTTCATGGCCGCCTTCGGCGGAGGTACGGACACCAACCAGGCGACCTACCAGGTCATGCTGGAGGACTCCGCGTCATCCGCGGACGTGCGGGACAGCCTGGAGAAGGGCCTCGGCGAGCTCGACGGCATCGGCACCACCACCGTGGCGGCCGGAGACGGCTTCGGCAGCCAGGACCTGAGTGTGGTGGTCAAGGCCGCCGACGCGCAGGTGCTGCGCAAGGCGGCCGAGCAGGTGCGTGACGCGGTGGCCTCGCTGGACGACGTCACCGACGTCACCAGCGACCTCTCGCAGAGCGTGCCCCGCATCTCGGTGAAGCCCACCGACAAGGCCGCCGCGGCCGGCTTCGACGCCCAGACCCTCGGGACGGCCGTCGCCCAGTCGGTGAAGGGCACCCCGGTCGGCAAGGCGGTCCTCGACGACGCCGAGCGCGACGTCGTCATCCGCTCGGCGCGACCCGCCACCACCGCGGACCAGCTGCGCGAGCTGCGCCTCGGCGCGGTGAAGCTCGGCGACATCGCCACCGTGCAGGTGGTGGACGGTCCGGTCTCCATGACCCGGATCGACGGCCAGCGCGCGGCCACCGTCACCGCCCGCCCGGTCGGCGACAACACGGGCGCCGTGGGAACGGAGCTCCAGACGAAGATCGACGAGCTGACGCTGCCCGCGGGCGCGACGGCCGAGATCGGCGGCGTGACCGAGGACCAGGACGAGGCGTTCGTCAACCTGGGCCTGGCCATGCTGGCCGCGATCGCGATCGTCTTCATGCTGCTGGTCGGCACCTTCCGGTCGCTGGCCCAGCCGCTGATCCTGCTGGTGTCCATCCCGTTCGCGGCGACCGGCGCGATCGGCCTGCTGCTGGTCACCGGCACCCCGATGGGCGTCCCGGCGATGATCGGCATGCTGATGCTGATCGGCATCGTGGTCACCAACGCGATCGTGCTGATCGACCTGATCAACCAGTACCGCAAGCAGGGCTACGGTGTCGTCGAGGCCGTGCTGGAGGGCGGCCGGCACCGACTGCGGCCGATCCTGATGACGGCCCTGGCGACCGTCTTCGCGCTGCTCCCGATGGCGCTCGGTGTCACCGGCGAGGGCGGCTTCATCGCCCAGCCGCTCGCGGTCGTGGTGATCGGCGGTCTGATCACGTCGACCCTGCTCACCCTGCTGCTCGTCCCGACGCTCTACGCGATGCTGGAGCTCCGCAAGGAGCGCCGCGCGAAGAAGCGCGCGGCGAAGCGGGAGACGGCCGCCCAGCAGCGGACGCCCGAGAAGCCGGCCCCGGCGCAGGTCTGA